A genome region from Alicyclobacillus acidocaldarius subsp. acidocaldarius DSM 446 includes the following:
- a CDS encoding YunC family protein, which translates to MVRVEPMWIEGYPFTAVQVELPKTTLLAIANSVGYAMCGALDVQLLRTKLRSRNVVAMRATGVRTLEELLAAPVESQTQAAEELGIHSGMPMREALATLGRAAQNG; encoded by the coding sequence ATGGTGCGCGTGGAGCCTATGTGGATTGAAGGATATCCCTTCACTGCGGTGCAGGTCGAACTGCCGAAGACGACGCTCCTCGCTATCGCGAATTCCGTTGGGTACGCGATGTGCGGTGCGCTGGACGTGCAGCTCTTGCGAACGAAGCTGAGAAGTCGCAACGTCGTCGCCATGCGCGCAACAGGTGTGCGCACGCTGGAGGAGTTGCTCGCGGCGCCTGTGGAGAGCCAGACCCAGGCCGCTGAGGAGCTCGGTATTCATTCCGGCATGCCCATGCGCGAGGCGCTGGCGACGCTCGGACGTGCCGCGCAGAACGGATAA
- a CDS encoding NUDIX domain-containing protein has translation MEGERFAPAKNLTFDLALRDPAPHSVLVFARLFDGCVWVRHHARGWELPGGKVEPGETPDAAARREAFEEAGALLENLGWLAQYTIVLRDGREASKWVYLADVHDVKARPPTSETTAVRLVPWAQGMNAFPEADRSPIVQDEVFARLFTEVALRAQVR, from the coding sequence GTGGAGGGCGAGCGGTTTGCGCCAGCCAAGAATTTGACCTTCGATCTCGCCCTGCGCGATCCGGCGCCGCATTCGGTGCTCGTCTTTGCGAGGCTGTTCGACGGCTGCGTGTGGGTGCGTCATCACGCGCGAGGTTGGGAACTTCCCGGGGGCAAGGTGGAACCTGGCGAGACGCCGGACGCCGCAGCGCGGCGCGAAGCGTTTGAAGAGGCGGGCGCCCTGCTCGAGAACCTCGGCTGGCTCGCACAGTACACCATTGTCCTGCGCGACGGCCGCGAGGCAAGCAAATGGGTGTATCTGGCCGATGTGCACGACGTGAAGGCTCGGCCTCCGACGTCGGAGACGACGGCTGTTCGACTCGTGCCTTGGGCTCAGGGCATGAATGCCTTTCCCGAAGCCGATCGAAGCCCCATTGTGCAAGACGAGGTGTTTGCAAGGCTCTTCACGGAAGTGGCTTTGCGCGCTCAAGTGAGGTGA
- a CDS encoding DedA family protein, with the protein MNVSHLTTLVIHHGLLGIFLLMALESCCIPIPSEVVMPLAGFLAYRHLLGFWPAVAVATVANVVGSLVAYAIGNYAGRAFVLRYGRYVGLTPRHLERAERWFHRFGEATVFFGRMVPAVRTFVSLPAGFARMSVAQFVLFSLLGSFVWNLALVYGGYQLNKQWQLLADHVKPFTYLGAAILVAALLWFWLRRRAGQNAE; encoded by the coding sequence ATGAACGTGTCGCATCTGACCACGCTTGTGATTCATCACGGTCTTCTCGGCATCTTCCTGTTGATGGCCCTCGAGAGCTGCTGCATTCCCATTCCCTCCGAGGTCGTGATGCCGCTCGCCGGCTTCCTCGCCTATCGGCACCTTCTTGGCTTTTGGCCCGCCGTCGCGGTGGCCACGGTGGCCAATGTCGTGGGAAGCCTCGTCGCGTACGCCATCGGCAACTACGCCGGCCGCGCCTTCGTGCTTCGCTACGGCCGATACGTGGGTCTCACGCCCCGCCACCTGGAACGCGCAGAACGCTGGTTCCATCGATTCGGCGAAGCGACGGTCTTCTTTGGGCGCATGGTGCCCGCCGTGCGCACGTTCGTATCCCTGCCCGCGGGCTTCGCGCGGATGTCCGTCGCGCAATTTGTCCTCTTCAGCCTGCTCGGGTCGTTCGTGTGGAACCTCGCGCTCGTGTACGGCGGTTACCAGCTGAACAAACAATGGCAGCTCCTGGCCGATCACGTCAAACCCTTCACGTACCTCGGCGCCGCGATCCTCGTGGCCGCCCTGCTCTGGTTCTGGTTGCGCCGGCGCGCGGGTCAGAACGCCGAATAG
- a CDS encoding divergent PAP2 family protein: MPDLLHFLQGLWGNTALMAAICAIVVTQILKVPIHFVTTRAWDWSRVFGAGGMPSSHSAGVVALASALWFVVGPTSPIFAVAVVFAAIVMYDAGGIRRHAGEHAVLLNRIAMEFSQRSESAVAGQPEGERLKEILGHEPAEIVVGGLIGLVIGIAFGRWW; this comes from the coding sequence ATGCCCGATCTTCTGCATTTTCTGCAGGGGTTATGGGGAAATACCGCGCTGATGGCCGCCATCTGCGCCATCGTGGTGACCCAGATCCTGAAGGTTCCCATCCATTTCGTGACGACGCGCGCCTGGGATTGGAGCCGCGTCTTTGGGGCGGGGGGCATGCCGAGCTCCCACTCGGCGGGCGTGGTGGCCCTTGCCAGCGCCCTCTGGTTTGTTGTCGGCCCGACGTCCCCCATTTTCGCCGTCGCGGTGGTCTTCGCCGCGATTGTGATGTACGATGCCGGAGGCATTCGGCGTCACGCGGGCGAGCACGCCGTCCTGCTGAATCGGATCGCGATGGAGTTTTCGCAGCGATCGGAGTCAGCCGTCGCGGGACAGCCCGAGGGAGAACGCCTGAAGGAGATCCTTGGGCACGAACCGGCCGAGATCGTCGTGGGCGGCCTGATTGGCCTCGTCATCGGAATTGCGTTCGGCAGGTGGTGGTGA
- a CDS encoding M42 family metallopeptidase, which produces MHPHVEVLRDLCDAHGISGYESGVRKLFEERLRPLSEELLRDRTGGVVGRKTGDPNGPKVLIAGHLDEIGFMVTHITSEGFLKFQPIGGWWSQVVLAQRVIVQTRKGPLLGVTGSKPPHILPADERKKVVELKDVFVDIGATSKEHAEEMGVRPGDAIVPYSPFTQLGNPKMYVSKALDNRLGCATALCVLKELQGQAHPNIVFAGATAQEEVGLRGAKTLVHLVDPDIAISIDVGVAGDTPGIESGERQHLGDAGKGPLLMIYDHSMIPNNRFRDFVLDIAATENIPVQLSSLAGGGTDAGSFHLHGIGVPSVNIGFATRYIHSHNGVVHEDDYLQAIRLVTAMVKALDKDMVTEIQAW; this is translated from the coding sequence ATGCATCCACATGTCGAAGTCTTGCGCGATCTCTGCGACGCCCATGGAATCTCGGGCTACGAATCCGGCGTCCGCAAGCTGTTCGAAGAGCGCCTCAGGCCGCTTTCCGAGGAACTGTTGCGCGATCGCACCGGCGGTGTGGTCGGACGCAAGACGGGCGATCCGAATGGACCCAAGGTGCTCATCGCTGGCCACCTCGATGAAATCGGCTTCATGGTCACGCACATCACCTCCGAGGGGTTCCTGAAGTTCCAGCCCATCGGCGGGTGGTGGTCGCAGGTCGTGCTGGCGCAGCGCGTCATCGTGCAAACGCGCAAGGGACCGCTGCTCGGGGTGACGGGTTCGAAACCTCCCCACATTTTGCCGGCGGACGAGCGAAAGAAGGTGGTCGAGCTCAAGGACGTGTTCGTGGACATCGGGGCCACGAGCAAGGAGCACGCAGAGGAAATGGGCGTGCGCCCGGGCGACGCCATCGTCCCGTACTCCCCGTTCACGCAGCTCGGCAATCCGAAGATGTACGTGTCGAAGGCGCTCGACAACCGGCTCGGCTGCGCCACCGCGCTCTGCGTGTTGAAGGAACTGCAAGGGCAGGCCCATCCGAACATCGTGTTTGCAGGCGCCACGGCCCAGGAGGAGGTCGGCCTGCGCGGCGCGAAAACGCTCGTCCATCTGGTCGATCCGGACATCGCGATCTCGATCGACGTCGGCGTGGCCGGCGACACGCCCGGGATTGAGAGCGGGGAGCGCCAGCACCTCGGCGACGCGGGCAAGGGGCCGCTGCTCATGATTTACGATCACTCCATGATCCCGAACAACCGCTTCCGCGATTTCGTGCTGGACATCGCCGCGACGGAAAACATCCCCGTCCAACTCAGCAGCCTGGCCGGCGGAGGTACGGACGCGGGATCGTTCCACCTGCACGGCATCGGCGTGCCGAGCGTCAACATCGGCTTCGCGACGCGCTACATCCACAGCCACAACGGTGTCGTGCACGAGGACGACTATCTCCAGGCGATTCGGCTTGTCACCGCCATGGTGAAGGCGCTGGACAAGGATATGGTCACCGAAATTCAGGCGTGGTAA
- a CDS encoding HD domain-containing protein, translated as MFEKVLKDPVHDEILFDDPLLWALVNVPAFQRLRRIRQLGTSFLTFHGAEHSRFAHSLGAYETMRRVLYHLQRECGWPTDPREIRLALAAALLHDIGHGPFSHTFESVLGVQHEEWTHRIILEDPALRSVLDAVDDEFALDLVRVLRRESRYPAVESLISSQLDVDRMDYMLRDAEATGVSYGLFELARLIRSLTYWDGRIYVKRQNLHTVEQYLLARYFMYVQVYLHPVTVGSDVLVENILVRAKDLIAQGERIAMPEPLRRVLQDDMEDVSWYIRLDESVLLYAFHTFAENPDPILRDLAERFLHRRLFAPVVRQGSTPVDDLALLRTTAKAMGFHPDYYVSLRACKIPGYDVIGQGLLLRDANGRVEDLSQASKLIRTLVPSREERLFLPKEMLDPAHPLSARVRSIAYSAF; from the coding sequence GTGTTCGAAAAAGTCCTAAAAGATCCGGTTCACGACGAGATCCTGTTTGACGATCCGCTCCTGTGGGCGCTGGTGAACGTGCCCGCGTTCCAACGCCTGCGGCGCATCCGCCAGCTTGGGACCTCGTTTCTGACGTTCCACGGCGCGGAGCACTCCCGATTCGCCCATTCCCTGGGCGCCTATGAGACGATGCGCCGGGTGCTGTACCATCTGCAGCGCGAATGCGGCTGGCCGACCGATCCGCGCGAAATCCGGTTGGCGCTGGCCGCGGCGCTTCTGCACGACATCGGACACGGCCCATTCTCTCACACGTTCGAATCCGTGCTCGGCGTGCAGCACGAGGAGTGGACGCATCGGATCATTCTGGAGGATCCCGCCCTGCGGTCCGTGCTCGACGCTGTGGACGACGAATTCGCGCTCGATCTCGTCCGCGTCCTCCGCCGCGAAAGCCGGTATCCCGCCGTGGAGTCGCTCATCTCGAGCCAGCTCGACGTGGATCGAATGGATTACATGCTGCGGGACGCCGAAGCCACCGGCGTGTCATACGGTTTGTTCGAACTCGCCAGGCTCATCCGCTCGCTGACGTATTGGGACGGGCGCATCTACGTCAAACGTCAAAATCTACATACTGTAGAACAGTACCTGTTGGCGAGGTACTTCATGTACGTCCAGGTCTATCTGCACCCGGTCACGGTGGGAAGCGACGTCCTCGTCGAAAATATCCTCGTTCGAGCGAAGGACCTCATTGCGCAGGGAGAGCGGATCGCCATGCCGGAGCCTCTCAGGCGCGTGCTTCAGGATGACATGGAGGACGTGTCGTGGTACATCCGGCTGGATGAGTCGGTCTTGCTGTACGCCTTTCACACGTTTGCGGAAAACCCGGATCCCATTCTCCGCGATCTCGCCGAGCGCTTCCTCCACCGGCGTCTGTTCGCGCCCGTGGTGCGCCAGGGATCGACGCCAGTCGATGATCTCGCCCTGTTGCGCACCACGGCCAAGGCGATGGGATTTCACCCGGACTACTATGTCTCGCTGCGCGCGTGTAAGATCCCGGGGTATGACGTCATTGGTCAGGGACTGCTCCTGCGCGACGCGAACGGCCGCGTGGAGGACCTGAGCCAGGCTTCGAAGCTCATTCGCACGCTGGTGCCGAGCCGGGAGGAGCGGCTGTTTCTGCCGAAAGAGATGCTGGATCCCGCCCATCCGCTTTCCGCGCGCGTGCGCTCCATCGCCTATTCGGCGTTCTGA